One Mycolicibacterium pulveris genomic region harbors:
- a CDS encoding carbohydrate ABC transporter permease — MDARRVTGWTVVNVAVIVYALLPVLWILSLSLKPTSTVKDGKLIPDGITFDNYKGIFQGDVFTSALVNSIGIGLITTLIAVVIGGMAAYAVARLDFPGKRLLIGVALLIAMFPQISLVTPLFNIWRNIGLFDTWPGLIIPYITFALPLAIYTLSAFFREIPWDLEKAAKMDGATPWQAFTRVIAPLAAPGIVTAAILVFIFAWNDLLLALSLTATERAITAPVAIANFTGSSQFEEPTGSIAAGAMVITIPIIIFVLIFQRRIVAGLTSGAVKG, encoded by the coding sequence ATGGATGCCCGGCGGGTGACGGGCTGGACGGTCGTCAACGTCGCGGTGATCGTCTATGCACTGCTTCCGGTGCTGTGGATCCTGAGCCTGTCGTTGAAGCCGACGTCAACCGTCAAGGACGGCAAGTTGATTCCCGACGGGATCACGTTCGACAACTACAAGGGCATCTTCCAGGGCGACGTGTTCACCTCGGCGCTGGTCAATTCCATCGGCATCGGGCTGATCACCACGTTGATCGCGGTGGTCATCGGCGGCATGGCGGCCTACGCGGTGGCCCGACTGGACTTCCCCGGTAAGCGGCTGCTCATCGGTGTCGCGCTGTTGATCGCGATGTTTCCCCAGATCTCACTGGTGACACCACTTTTCAACATCTGGCGCAACATCGGTCTGTTCGACACCTGGCCCGGCCTGATCATTCCCTACATCACGTTCGCGTTGCCGCTGGCGATCTACACGCTGTCGGCGTTCTTCCGGGAGATCCCATGGGATCTGGAGAAGGCCGCCAAGATGGACGGCGCCACCCCGTGGCAGGCGTTCACCAGGGTGATCGCACCGTTGGCCGCGCCCGGCATCGTCACCGCGGCGATCCTGGTGTTCATCTTCGCGTGGAACGACCTGCTGCTGGCCTTGTCGCTGACCGCGACAGAGCGCGCGATCACCGCGCCGGTCGCGATCGCGAACTTCACCGGCAGTTCGCAATTCGAGGAGCCGACCGGGTCGATCGCGGCGGGGGCGATGGTCATCACCATCCCGATCATTATCTTTGTTCTCATCTTCCAACGACGGATCGTCGCGGGCCTGACGTCCGGTGCGGTGAAGGGGTAG
- a CDS encoding ABC transporter ATP-binding protein, with product MAEIVLDRVTKSYPNGATAVKDLSLTIADGEFIILVGPSGCGKSTTLNMIAGLEDITSGELRIDGERVNEKAPKDRDIAMVFQSYALYPHMTVRQNIAFPLTLAKMKKDEIARKVDEAAKILDLTELLDRKPAQLSGGQRQRVAMGRAIVRNPKAFLMDEPLSNLDAKLRVQMRSEIARLQDRLGTTTVYVTHDQTEAMTLGDRVVVMLAGVAQQVGTPDELYRYPANLFVAGFIGSPAMNFLPATITDVGLRLPFGEVTLPPEVHDLLIRRQAPTNVIVGIRPEHLEDAAVLDVYARISALTFDVKVDLVESLGADKYVHFKAEGAGAQSALLAELAAESGAGENEFVARVSAESTAKQGDTIQLAVDTSKLVIFDPESGKNLTLPDDDSGAAPAE from the coding sequence ATGGCCGAAATCGTGTTGGACCGGGTGACCAAGAGTTACCCCAACGGCGCAACGGCCGTTAAAGACTTGTCGCTGACCATCGCCGACGGCGAGTTCATCATCCTGGTCGGGCCGTCCGGTTGCGGAAAGTCCACGACGCTGAACATGATCGCCGGGCTGGAGGACATCACCTCCGGGGAGTTGCGCATCGACGGCGAACGGGTCAACGAGAAAGCGCCCAAGGACCGCGACATCGCAATGGTTTTCCAGTCCTACGCGCTGTATCCGCACATGACCGTGCGGCAGAACATCGCCTTCCCGCTGACCTTGGCGAAGATGAAGAAGGATGAGATCGCGCGCAAGGTCGACGAAGCCGCCAAGATCCTCGACCTGACCGAATTGCTGGACCGCAAACCCGCGCAGCTGTCCGGCGGGCAGCGGCAGCGGGTGGCCATGGGCCGGGCGATCGTGCGCAATCCCAAGGCATTTCTGATGGACGAGCCGCTGTCGAACCTGGACGCCAAACTGCGCGTGCAGATGCGCTCGGAGATCGCGCGTCTGCAGGACCGGCTGGGCACCACGACGGTCTACGTCACCCACGACCAGACCGAGGCGATGACGTTGGGCGATCGCGTGGTGGTGATGCTGGCCGGCGTGGCCCAGCAGGTCGGCACCCCTGATGAGCTCTACAGGTACCCGGCCAACCTTTTCGTCGCGGGCTTCATCGGTTCCCCGGCGATGAACTTCCTGCCGGCCACCATCACCGACGTGGGCCTGCGGCTGCCGTTCGGCGAAGTGACGCTGCCCCCGGAGGTTCACGATCTGCTGATCCGGCGGCAGGCGCCGACCAACGTCATCGTGGGCATCCGGCCGGAGCACCTCGAGGACGCCGCGGTGCTCGACGTGTACGCGCGGATCAGCGCGCTGACGTTCGACGTGAAAGTCGACCTGGTGGAGTCGCTGGGCGCCGACAAATACGTGCACTTCAAGGCCGAGGGCGCCGGTGCCCAGTCGGCGCTGCTCGCGGAGTTGGCGGCGGAGTCCGGCGCCGGTGAAAACGAGTTCGTCGCACGGGTTTCCGCCGAGTCCACCGCCAAGCAGGGCGACACCATCCAATTGGCGGTCGACACGTCGAAGCTGGTGATCTTCGATCCGGAGTCGGGTAAGAACCTCACCCTTCCCGACGACGACTCCGGCGCCGCGCCGGCCGAGTGA
- a CDS encoding SDR family NAD(P)-dependent oxidoreductase, translated as MEGFAGKIAVVTGAGSGIGQALAVELARSGAKLAISDVDTDGLAATEQRIKAIGAPVKADRLDVTEREAFELYADSVVAHFGTVNQIYNNAGIAYVGDVEVTPYKDLERVMDVDFWGVVNGTKAFLPHLIASGDGHIVNVSSLFGIFSVPGQAAYNSAKFAVRGFTEALRQEMIANGHPVKVTTVHPGGIKTAIMRNSTAAEGVDKEGLTQTFDKKLTITTPEKAAREILAAVRKNKPRVLVGPDAKVLDAIVRLTGAGYQRLFNTVVTRLIPNAH; from the coding sequence ATGGAGGGCTTCGCCGGAAAGATCGCGGTGGTGACCGGCGCCGGATCAGGCATCGGGCAGGCGCTGGCGGTCGAACTGGCCCGGTCGGGCGCCAAGCTCGCGATCAGCGACGTCGACACCGACGGTTTGGCAGCCACCGAGCAGCGAATCAAGGCGATCGGCGCGCCGGTGAAGGCCGACCGCCTGGACGTCACCGAACGCGAGGCCTTCGAGTTGTACGCCGACTCGGTGGTGGCGCACTTCGGCACGGTCAACCAGATCTACAACAACGCCGGGATCGCCTACGTCGGCGATGTCGAGGTGACGCCGTACAAGGACCTCGAGCGCGTCATGGATGTCGACTTCTGGGGTGTGGTCAACGGCACCAAGGCGTTTCTGCCCCATCTGATCGCCTCCGGCGACGGGCATATCGTCAACGTCTCCAGCCTGTTCGGCATCTTCTCGGTGCCGGGACAGGCCGCGTACAACTCCGCGAAGTTCGCCGTGCGCGGATTCACCGAGGCGCTGCGCCAGGAGATGATCGCCAACGGACATCCCGTGAAGGTGACCACCGTGCATCCCGGCGGCATCAAGACCGCGATCATGCGCAACTCGACCGCCGCGGAAGGCGTCGACAAGGAAGGCCTGACGCAGACTTTCGACAAGAAGCTGACGATCACGACCCCCGAGAAGGCGGCGCGCGAAATCCTCGCCGCCGTGCGCAAGAACAAGCCGCGCGTCCTGGTGGGCCCGGACGCCAAGGTGCTCGACGCGATCGTGCGGCTCACCGGCGCGGGCTATCAGCGGCTCTTCAACACCGTGGTGACGCGGCTGATCCCCAACGCCCACTGA
- a CDS encoding suppressor of fused domain protein, with amino-acid sequence MIDVLERVRGHVREHFAGAGIAAEPDEASVTFLGTEKIDVLRFGPDSRPGLEDVVHYVSLGCSRHPMFEPTEMVTDPLHGPRAEICVALRGASPPGLVRSIAIVAAAPAVEGLVLEPDALIDLETPLWDGAPFTAFLLDTSDIDDVALTPPLPPVTVLSATPITATEAAWVRLKGADAMREAWQQDGVDVLDPGRRAARPT; translated from the coding sequence GTGATCGACGTCCTCGAGCGGGTGCGCGGACACGTCCGCGAACACTTCGCCGGGGCCGGCATCGCCGCCGAACCCGACGAGGCCAGCGTCACGTTTCTGGGCACCGAGAAGATCGACGTGCTGCGTTTCGGGCCGGACAGTCGGCCAGGTCTGGAGGACGTCGTTCACTATGTCTCCCTTGGCTGTTCGCGGCATCCGATGTTCGAGCCGACGGAGATGGTCACCGACCCGCTGCACGGTCCACGTGCCGAGATCTGCGTCGCGCTGCGCGGAGCGTCGCCGCCCGGTCTGGTGCGCTCCATCGCGATCGTCGCGGCCGCACCGGCGGTGGAAGGGTTGGTCCTGGAACCCGACGCGCTCATCGATCTCGAGACCCCGCTGTGGGACGGCGCGCCGTTCACCGCGTTCCTGCTGGACACCAGCGACATCGACGACGTCGCGTTGACGCCGCCGCTGCCGCCGGTGACGGTGTTGTCGGCGACGCCGATCACCGCGACGGAGGCGGCCTGGGTGCGGCTCAAGGGTGCCGATGCGATGCGTGAGGCGTGGCAGCAGGATGGGGTCGACGTGCTGGACCCGGGGCGGCGAGCCGCCCGTCCAACCTGA
- a CDS encoding malate dehydrogenase, whose translation MSTTPLKVAVTGAAGQIGYSLLFRIASGSLLGPERPVELRLLEIEPALKALEGVVMELDDCAFPLLAGVEIGADANKIFDGANLALLVGARPRGPGMERSDLLEANGAIFTAQGKALNEVAADDIRIGVTGNPANTNALIAMSNAPDIPRERFSALTRLDHNRAISQLARKTGAKVTDIKKMTIWGNHSATQYPDLFNAEVAGRNAAEVVNDQDWIENDFIPTVAKRGAAIIEARGASSAASAASATIDAAHDWLLGTPKDDWVSMAVISDGSYGVPEGLISSFPVTTENGNWTIVQGLEINDFSRARIDKTTGELADERKAVTELGLI comes from the coding sequence GTGAGCACAACACCCCTCAAGGTCGCCGTCACCGGTGCGGCCGGCCAGATCGGCTACAGCCTGCTGTTCCGCATCGCCAGCGGTTCGCTGTTGGGGCCGGAGCGCCCGGTCGAGCTGCGCCTGCTCGAGATCGAGCCCGCGCTCAAGGCGCTCGAGGGTGTGGTGATGGAGCTCGACGACTGCGCGTTCCCGCTGCTGGCCGGTGTCGAGATCGGCGCCGACGCCAACAAGATCTTCGACGGAGCCAACCTCGCCCTGCTCGTCGGCGCCCGGCCGCGCGGCCCGGGTATGGAGCGCAGCGATCTGCTCGAGGCCAACGGCGCCATCTTCACCGCCCAGGGCAAGGCCCTCAACGAGGTGGCCGCCGACGACATCCGCATCGGGGTGACCGGTAACCCGGCCAACACCAACGCGTTGATCGCGATGTCCAACGCCCCCGACATCCCGCGCGAACGGTTCTCCGCGCTGACCCGCCTCGACCACAACCGGGCGATCAGCCAACTGGCCCGCAAGACCGGCGCCAAGGTGACCGACATCAAGAAGATGACGATCTGGGGCAACCACTCGGCCACCCAGTATCCCGACCTGTTCAACGCCGAGGTGGCGGGCAGAAACGCCGCCGAGGTGGTCAACGACCAGGACTGGATCGAGAACGATTTCATTCCCACGGTCGCCAAGCGTGGCGCCGCGATCATCGAAGCCCGCGGTGCCTCCTCGGCCGCGTCGGCGGCGTCGGCGACCATCGACGCCGCACACGACTGGCTGCTGGGCACGCCGAAGGACGACTGGGTGTCGATGGCGGTGATCTCCGACGGCAGCTACGGCGTGCCCGAAGGGCTGATCTCGTCGTTCCCGGTGACTACCGAGAACGGCAACTGGACGATCGTGCAGGGGCTGGAGATCAACGACTTCTCCCGCGCCCGCATCGACAAGACGACGGGTGAACTCGCTGATGAACGAAAGGCGGTCACCGAACTCGGCCTCATCTGA
- a CDS encoding type IV toxin-antitoxin system AbiEi family antitoxin domain-containing protein produces the protein MAVGFFPVTLTGVTRWRLGHVDRLMSAQDGIISRRQVLDAGGTDSDIARMLRRRDLTDVHRGVYVSHSGGLTLAQRQWAAVLAFWPAALAHASALPDPSPTVVHVAVAAGRNLRPLPRIVLHRTPEFERRAELDRSPPTIRLEHALIDVVGGELHNNDMAAAFAVLARLCASRRTTPQQILRVLATRQRVCGRRTLEAMLADLRDGACSVLERGYLHRVERAHGLPRGERQARSTATGRLTYQDVHYRGQRVVVELDGRAFHDAPRDRDRDALRDLAELSRSDLVTTRVTYGLVFGDACRTAVLLGDLLRRRGWTGRMRLCPTCDPAYALTG, from the coding sequence TTGGCCGTCGGCTTCTTCCCGGTCACGCTTACCGGTGTGACGCGTTGGCGCCTCGGACATGTCGATCGCCTGATGTCGGCGCAGGACGGAATCATTTCGCGTCGCCAAGTTCTGGACGCCGGCGGGACCGATTCCGACATCGCCAGGATGCTGCGCCGTCGCGATTTGACCGATGTCCATCGTGGCGTCTACGTCAGCCACAGCGGCGGACTCACCCTGGCGCAGCGACAATGGGCCGCGGTGCTGGCCTTCTGGCCGGCCGCGTTGGCTCATGCCTCGGCCCTGCCCGATCCGTCGCCGACGGTGGTCCATGTCGCCGTGGCCGCGGGGCGCAATCTGCGGCCGCTGCCCCGCATCGTGCTGCACAGGACGCCCGAGTTCGAGCGACGCGCCGAACTTGACCGCAGCCCGCCGACAATCCGGCTGGAGCACGCGCTGATTGACGTGGTCGGCGGCGAACTTCACAACAACGACATGGCGGCTGCGTTCGCCGTACTGGCTCGGTTGTGTGCCAGCCGGCGCACCACGCCGCAGCAAATACTGCGGGTACTGGCGACCCGCCAGCGTGTGTGCGGTCGGCGCACGTTGGAGGCAATGCTCGCCGATCTTCGTGACGGCGCATGTTCGGTGCTGGAGCGCGGCTACCTTCATCGGGTCGAGCGTGCGCACGGGCTGCCCAGGGGCGAGCGTCAAGCTCGGAGTACCGCGACTGGTCGGCTCACCTATCAGGATGTGCATTACCGGGGGCAAAGGGTTGTGGTCGAACTCGACGGCCGCGCGTTTCACGATGCGCCGCGAGACCGCGATCGCGATGCCCTGCGTGATCTCGCGGAGTTGAGCCGGTCAGACCTGGTCACCACGCGGGTGACCTATGGGCTTGTCTTTGGCGATGCATGCCGCACCGCTGTCCTGCTCGGCGACCTACTCCGCCGCCGGGGCTGGACCGGTCGGATGAGACTCTGCCCCACGTGCGATCCCGCGTATGCGCTAACGGGTTGA
- a CDS encoding glycine betaine ABC transporter substrate-binding protein, whose amino-acid sequence MAIRWLASALVALLVAATAGCGDDAGPPSIAVGSTPDPDTTAIAHLYAAALRYYGSPAHVKLDADPLAKLDSGEVRVVPGFTGRLLHRFMPDATARSAAQVYRDLLSALPEGLAAGDYTTSAEDKPALLVTEETAEKWGGRDVTAAVHNCEELRTGHVADEPGPEALGVCELGRSREFPDSATMFAAVLAGEIDAAWTTTAATGIPPELLTLSDKTSLIRAENVVPLYRRNELNERQVLALNEVAGVLDTATLAQMRADVADGQDPTHVADAFLAEHPLGD is encoded by the coding sequence ATGGCCATCCGGTGGCTGGCGTCGGCGCTCGTCGCGCTGCTCGTCGCGGCCACCGCCGGATGCGGCGACGACGCGGGTCCCCCGTCCATCGCCGTCGGCTCCACACCGGATCCCGACACGACGGCGATCGCGCACCTGTACGCGGCGGCGCTGAGGTACTACGGCAGCCCGGCGCACGTGAAACTCGACGCCGACCCGCTGGCCAAGCTGGATTCCGGCGAGGTCCGCGTCGTCCCGGGTTTCACCGGACGGCTGCTGCACCGGTTCATGCCCGACGCGACGGCGCGGTCGGCGGCACAGGTGTACCGGGACCTGCTGTCCGCCTTGCCCGAAGGCCTCGCCGCCGGTGACTACACGACCTCGGCCGAGGACAAACCCGCGCTCCTGGTCACCGAGGAGACAGCCGAAAAATGGGGTGGCCGTGACGTCACGGCGGCGGTGCACAACTGCGAGGAGCTGCGGACCGGTCACGTCGCCGACGAACCCGGGCCGGAAGCGCTGGGCGTGTGCGAGCTGGGCCGGTCACGTGAATTTCCCGACAGCGCAACGATGTTCGCAGCGGTGCTGGCGGGCGAGATCGACGCGGCGTGGACGACGACGGCGGCGACCGGGATCCCGCCGGAGTTGTTGACGTTGTCGGACAAGACGTCGCTGATCCGCGCGGAGAACGTGGTGCCGCTGTATCGCCGCAACGAGCTAAACGAACGACAGGTGCTCGCGCTCAACGAGGTCGCCGGCGTGCTGGACACCGCGACGCTGGCGCAGATGCGCGCCGACGTCGCCGACGGACAAGATCCGACCCACGTCGCCGACGCGTTCCTGGCCGAACACCCCCTCGGCGACTGA
- a CDS encoding NAD(P)-dependent malic enzyme — protein MSHAVEEHSVTESNIVLHDDEIFAAHVGGKLGVALKAPLDTQRALSIAYTPGVAQVSRAIAADQTLAARYTWANRLVAVVSDGSAVLGIGDVGPAASLPVMEGKCALFKAFADLDSIPIVLDTKDPDEIVETLIRLRPTFGAVNLEDISAPRCFEIERRLVEALDCPVMHDDQHGTAIVVLAALIGAAAVVGRDPASLRVVVSGAGAAGVACAKILLAKGISDITVLDSQGIVHKDRQNLNAYKTEMAEQTNPRGLTGGIAEALNGADVFLGLSAGVVPPELVETMASDSIVFALSNPDPEIHPEDARKHAAVVATGRSDYPNQINNVLAFPGVFRGALDAGARRITEEMKVAAADAIFSVVADDLSPDCIVPSVLDPRVGPAVAQAVAAAAGT, from the coding sequence GTGTCGCACGCGGTGGAAGAGCATTCAGTGACGGAATCGAACATCGTCCTTCATGACGACGAGATTTTTGCCGCCCACGTCGGCGGCAAGCTCGGCGTAGCGCTGAAGGCGCCGCTGGACACGCAGCGCGCGTTGTCGATCGCCTACACCCCCGGGGTGGCCCAGGTCAGCCGGGCGATCGCGGCGGATCAGACGCTGGCCGCCCGCTACACGTGGGCCAACCGGCTGGTGGCTGTGGTCAGCGACGGCAGCGCGGTGCTCGGCATCGGCGATGTGGGCCCGGCGGCGTCGCTGCCGGTGATGGAGGGCAAGTGCGCGCTGTTCAAGGCGTTCGCCGATCTCGACTCGATCCCGATCGTGCTGGACACCAAGGATCCCGACGAGATCGTGGAGACGCTCATCCGGCTGCGCCCGACGTTCGGCGCGGTCAACCTCGAGGACATCTCCGCACCCCGCTGCTTTGAGATCGAGCGCCGGCTCGTCGAGGCGCTGGACTGCCCGGTCATGCACGACGATCAGCACGGCACCGCGATCGTGGTGCTGGCGGCGCTGATCGGCGCGGCGGCCGTCGTCGGGCGCGACCCGGCCTCGCTGCGCGTCGTCGTCTCCGGTGCGGGCGCGGCGGGTGTGGCGTGCGCAAAGATCCTGCTGGCCAAGGGGATCAGCGATATCACGGTGCTGGACTCGCAGGGCATCGTGCACAAGGACCGGCAGAACCTCAACGCCTACAAGACCGAGATGGCCGAGCAGACCAACCCCCGCGGGCTGACCGGCGGGATAGCCGAGGCGCTGAACGGTGCCGACGTGTTCCTCGGGCTGTCCGCCGGCGTGGTGCCACCCGAACTGGTGGAGACCATGGCCTCGGACTCCATCGTGTTCGCGCTGTCCAATCCCGACCCGGAGATCCACCCCGAGGACGCGAGGAAGCACGCCGCCGTGGTGGCCACCGGGCGCAGCGACTACCCGAACCAGATCAACAACGTGCTGGCATTCCCCGGAGTCTTCCGTGGGGCGCTGGACGCCGGCGCGCGGCGCATCACCGAAGAGATGAAGGTGGCGGCCGCCGACGCGATCTTCTCGGTGGTCGCCGACGACCTGTCGCCCGACTGCATCGTGCCGAGCGTGCTGGACCCGCGCGTCGGTCCCGCTGTGGCACAAGCGGTTGCCGCGGCCGCCGGCACCTGA